Within Acetomicrobium sp. S15 = DSM 107314, the genomic segment CAATATGTCACCTCTCTTAGAATAGATAATTTTTGTTTGAGGTATTGACATTATATATTATATATCATATTCTTTTATCCAGCAGCAATAAAGCAATGGGGTGATTTCGATGCCTGGCTTGAATCTAAAGGTACAAGCAATTTCGCTGAGTCAGCGGATCTATCAAGTGTTAGTTGCGGCTATCCTTGATGGCCACTTTAAACCTGGTGATTGGTTGCGGGAATCATTTTTGTGCGAAGAACTCGGTGTTAGCAGTACTCCATTGCGAGAAGCCTTACAACAGCTTGTTCATGAGGGTTTAGCAGAGAGAATACCCAACGTTGGAGTTAGGGTAGCGGTTCTAGATACTGAGGATGTCATAGAAATTTACGATCTTCGTGAATATCTTGAACGACTCGCAATCTGTTTGAGTATAAAAAGGCGCACCGTTGAAGATTTAATCCAATTAGAAGAACTACAAAGGCAGGGTTATGCTGCGTTGCAAAAGAACGATCTAATTGCTTACCGTGAATACAACAAAAAGCTTCATAACTTATTCTTAACGATTGCTGGCAGTCGCCGTTTAAGAGTCGTAACGTCAAGTCTGCAGCTTCAGATTGAAGTTGTTATGGCAAGAACAATATTATTTCCAGGCAGACCCATGCGAGCGATCAAGGAACATGGTGACATTATACAAGCTCTTAGGGAACAGGATGCCGAATTGGCAGAGAGGTTAATATATGAGCATATTAGACAAGCCAAAGAGGAACTCATCCTACGGCTTTGTTCTAAGGAGTAAATTGGGTACATTATGTGCGCTACAAAAATCTATAAATAGGTAAATAAAAAAGGGGGGTTAGAAATGAAGAAGTGGCAATTAATTTTGAGTTTAGTTGTTTTAGTGCTGCTGTGTGGGTGGCAACATGCAAGTTATGCAGCCAAGGCTACCGAGATTACATTTGCTATTCATACTCCACCAGGCACAGTGGAAAATCAGGCTTTGCAAATGTTTAAGGACAAAGTTGAAGCTAAGACTAATGATGAAATTGTCGTAAAACTATTCCCAGGAGCAGCGTTAGGTGGCGAAAAAGACAACATCGAGCAAATTAAAACTGGCGTGATTCAAATGAGTATATTTGGAGACATAATTACTTCGGTTTATGCTCCTGAATATGACCCTACTGTTGTTCCGTTTGTATTTCCAGATTTGGAATCTGTTTACGAATATTGGAGTGGAGATTTAGGTGATAAAATAAAGTTGGCTTTAGAGCAAAGAGGAAATATCGTTCTGATTGGTCTACATACTCGTGGCCCTAGGAATCTTACCGCTAACAAAGAAGTAAAAACGCCAGGAGATTTAAAGGGGTTAAAAATAAGGGTTCCGGAGATCCCATCTTGGGTCACAGTATGGAAATCTATGGGTGCATTGCCGACTCCAATTGCCTGGCCAGAAGTTTATACGGCGTTACAACTGGGAGTAGCTGATGCTCAGGAGAATCCATATGAAAATATTTACTCTGCAAAATTGTATGAGGTTCAGAAATATCTAATAAAGACAGAACACTTATTTAATCTCTTTCATGTGGTGGTTAATAAAGAGTTTATTTCTAATTTAAAATCTGATCATCGTCAGGTTATATTGAACTCTATGAATGAAGCAATGGAATGGGGCAATACACAGATGGAGACTAGGGATAAAGAGTTAGAACAGAAATTAGTTGAATTAGGCATGAAGATCGTTGAAGTAGACAAAGAAGCCTTTAGGAGGGCTGCCCTTCCTGGATTAAAAGAGGTGGCTAAGGGGTGGACTCCTGAAGTGTGGAATGCAGTAAAGGGATACTTAGGAGAATAACAATAAACCGTTGCTTGCCGCAGAGTTGAACTCTGCGGCAAGCAAGGAGGTTGTGTTATGCTAATGCGCTTAATTTACAGAATTGTTAAAGTGTTTACAATGATTGTTTTTGTAGGTTTAGTGTTGTGCGTTATAGCTCAGGTATTTTTTAGGTATGTCATGAAAGTTTCAGTGCCATGGACAGAAGAGGTTGCTAGGATACTTGTTGTATGGGTTACTATTATCGGTATTGCGCTTGTTGAGCATGATAATGCCCAAATAAGAACTACATATTTTGTGTCTAAATTCAAATTAAGCATACAAAAAAAATGGCATGTAGTTATAGTATTATTTTCTGTATATTTTGTAATTTTGTTTTTGATAGGATCATTAATTTTATTTGACAAAACGAGCAATGTAATTCTTGGATCTATACCTTACTTTAAGACAAACATATTATACCTTCCAGCAATACTAAGTCTTCCATTGGTGATAGCTTTTATGTTAATCAACTTGATGGCTTTTGAAAAATTCGAAAAAATGTAAGAAGGTGATTTAGTGTTTTTATTTACCGTCCTTTTTTTAGGTTTATTGATATTTTTATTTGTTTTTGGTTTCCCAGTGCCATATGCAATAGGGTTAACATCTGTTGCTGCGTTAGTATGGGAATATGGAATAATAGATATTCCATACGAAATAATTGCACAACGAATTATTTATGGAATTAATAATTTTACCTTACTGGCAATTCCGTTCTTTTTATTAGCAGGCAAGCTTATGAACACAGGTGGTATTACTAAGAGAATTTTCAGATTCGCTAATCTTTTAGTGGGGTATTTTCCTGGTGGTTTAGGACACGCTAATATTATAGCGAGCATTATCTTTTCTGGAATGAGTGGTTCGGCAGTTGCGGATGCCTCTGGTTTGGGAACCATTGAAATTGAAGCTATGGTTGATGAAGGCTATGATGTAGATTTTAGCGCAGCGGTTACTGCTGCATCTTCTACTATAGGCCCCATAATTCCGCCCAGTATACCAATGGTAATGTATGGCGTAATGGGGGATGTCTCGATTGCCTATCTCCTCACGGCGGGAATTGTCCCTGGATTGTTAATAGGCTTTTGTATGATGGTCATGGTTTATTTTTATGCGATTAAAAGAGGGTATCCAAGAAGGGCTTTACCAACTATAAGCGAGGTATGTAGAGGTTTGAGGGATGCTTTTTTGCCGTTACTTACGCCGATTATCTTGATTGGCGGTATCTTGTTGGGGATATTCACTCCTACCGAGGCAGCAGCGGTTGCAGCACTATATGCATTTGTTCTCTCGGTGTTTATTTATAGGGAAGTAAGCTCAAGTGACTTGATCAAGGTGCTTTACGATACATTGAGGGAAACTGCTGTAATTATGTTCGTGGTTGGGGCGGCGTCATTATATGCGTGGTTGCTTATCAAAACACAGATACCTATGTTCATTGTGGAACGGATATTTGAGATATCTCGAAATCCTCTGGTGATTCTTCTTATCCTCAATCTCTTTTGGTTGTTAGTGGGGTGTTTTATGGAGACTAATGCTGCGATTATTATACTTACTCCTATAATGATGCCATTGGCTAAGCTTGTTGGAATCAACCCGGTCCATTTGGGTGTGGTCATGGTATTAAATCTCATGATAGGGCTTTTGACTCCCCCTATAGGGATGTGTTTATTTGCCGTATGCCGGGTGGCCCGTTTGAGTTTCGATAGGATGGTCAAGGCTGTAATTCCTTTTTATATTCCGCTCATCATAAGCTTAGCTTTGGTGACCATCTTTCCGCAGGTGTCTTTATGGCTACCGAGATTGCTGTTTTTGCGGTAGTATATTTTGGTCTTGTAGTTTGTATACTTTTACACTTTTTAAGGGGGATGGATGAAGTATGAGCAACGTAGGTTTCAGGATCTATACGAAGATCAAACGCCCGCCGCTTGAAGTTGTGGATGCCTTTTTGCCCTATGCCACACCCAACATTGCGGACAACATGGGGAGGGCTTTCTGCATGGACGCCGGCATAAAGCCAGTGCGAGAGGATTCGAAGCTCGTGGGCGTAGCCTTCACGGTCAGGTCGCGCGTCAAAGATAACCTCATGGTTCACAAGGCCATAGATATGGCCCAACCTGGGGATGTCATAGTCATCGATGCCCAGGGAGATATGAGCAACTCTATACTCGGAGAGATTATCGTCCGCTATGCCGCGAGAAGAGGGCTACGGGGCTTCATCGTAGATGGCACTATCCGCGACTGGCTCGGCATAAAAGAACTCGGGTTCCCGGTCTTTTCGAGAGGGGCAGTGCCAAGCGGGCCGTTTAAGGACGGCCCTGGGGAGATAAACGTGCCTATATCGTGCGGCGGGGTGGTCGTTAACCCGGGAGACATCATCGTGGGAGATGCCGACGGGGTGGTAGTGATCCCTCCCTGCGATGCTGAAATCGTTCTCAAGAAAACCAGAGAGATAGCCCAGAAAGAGCAGCTGATCTTTAAGCAGGTAGAGGATCTTGCATGGGACAGGAGCTGGGTAGATGCCACGCTTAAAGAAAAGGGGTGCGAGATTATTGAATAGGTATTCCGCCGATTCCTTGGTCGGCTTCTGTAAGAGTGTGTTCGTGAAAATTGGCGTAGATGCGGACAAGGCCCATTTGGTATCGGACTCTATGGTGAAGGCAGATCTGAGAGGCGTCTCTTCTCACGGCGTGACGCGCACGCGCATTTATGTGGATCGCATTCGCCGCGGCCTCGTCGATCCCAAGGCTGAGCCCGAAATCATCAGAGAGCGAGCCGCTACGGCGTTGGTGGATGCAAAGAACGGCATAGGCCAAGTCGTTTCGCAGTGCGCCATGGGAATTGCCGTCAAAAAGGCGCGCGAAGCCGGCGTCGGCTTCGTGGGTGTCGCGCATTCCAACCACTTCGGTATGGCGGCGTATTATACACTTCAAGCCGTCGGCGAAGGGATGATAGGCGTTGCCATGACCAACGCCCCAGCCACCATGGCCCCTTGGGGAGCCAGGTTGCCCTATATGGGCACTAACCCCTTATCTGTGGCGGTGCCCGCTGATAAGCGCCTTCCCATTGTTCTCGACATGGCGACGAGCGTCGTTGCCAGGGGGAAAATCATATTGGCCGCACAAAAGGGCGAAAAAATACCGGAGGGTTGGGCTATAGACAAAGAAGGACGCGTCACCACAGACCCTAAAGCCGCGCTTGAGGGGGCAGTGCTTCCTTTTGGGGGAGCCAAGGGCTCTGCCATAGCCATACTGATAGACGTTTTATCCGGGATATTGACGGGGGCATCTTTTGGCCCCCATCTCGGCGATCTGTATCGCAACTTCCAAGACAAACAGGATATCGGGCACGCATTTTACGCGATCGATCCTGCTTCTTTTGGTGACGCTGAGGTTTTTAAGGCCAGAATTGACCAGATGATAGACGAGATCAAAGCTCTTCCGCCTGCGCACGGATTTGACGAGGTGTTCATCCCCGGAGAGATCGAATTTAGGAACGAAGAAAAACGAAGGGCAGAGGGCATCCCGCTAGCCGAGGAGACGGAAAAGGATCTAATTGATCTCGCGAGGGAGCTGGGAGTCATCTGGCCAGAGACGCTTCCTTAGGTCATTTTTTGGAGGTTGGTTTTTCTGAGGGTCAACTCGTTTGGCCCTCAGAAGGACTCCAAAGCCTCCTTATTATGCGCTCCTCTTCGCGCACATTTTTCCTCTATGCGCTTGACTCTGTGCAGCAAGGCTGCCCTTTCTTCCTTGAAGTTCCAGATGAGCGGTCTCAGTTCCATCAAGGCCTGGAGCGCCCTGCGGGCGTAGGCGAGCGCCAGGTCTAAGTCTTTAAGGTGATGTTCATAAATCTTGGAGAGTTCTACGAGGCATTCGATCGATCGCGGCTCAAGCTGCAGGAGCTCCTCGAAAAGAACTGCCGCCTCTTCGTAGCGCCCAGCCAATTTATGGGCATATGCGAGCCGCTTCAATGGTTCGTCGGCTCGAGCCATTTCCTCCACGGCTTTCCTCCAGAGCGCAAATGCCTTTTCTTGGCTCCCTTTAGAGGCCCAAAGGTCGCCGGCTTTGAGCCCTTCATGGGGTTTCCCATGCCCCTCCAATAAGGACGCCAACTTTCCTTTCAAAGCTGCAAGCGACACTATGTCCATATAGTTGTGGTAAAATACGCCACTTAAGCGCGAGGCATCTCCGTCGGTCAGGAAAGCATGATAGAGCTCCGGGATTAACCAACCCGGAATATCTTGCGATTCGCGCTCCACGCCCAGCGCGTAACGCTCCACGTCGCCGAGCGAACACGATGGAAAAACTCCGCGCCAGAATGACCTGGCGAGGTGCAACAGGTCCAAGTGTCCCTGTACCTGCTCCGGGAAAGGGAGGCGGTTCAAGATAAAACGCCCCTCGAGCAAGGGGATGTCGAAGCGCTTCCCATTGTACGTTACAAACCCCACTTCTTTGGGGATGACCCTGCGTAGATGATAAAGCCATGAGCTTTCATATTGGGGCGAGGTTAAAAATAGCTGGCGCACGATTAGGACTTCTCCTTCTATCGTCCCCACCCCTGCCATAAAGGCATAAGTCCCTGTGCCTCCCGCCAACCCGGTCGTCTCTACGTCTAAGAGCGTAGCCTCCTCCGCTGCCCCCCAGGGGGCAAGCGTCTTTATGGCATCGCGGACGTTTTGAAGGCTTACTTTCCCGTGGCGTGACGACAATGAGATGGAATGTTCGCAGAGATATACCCCTTGGTCGAGCCACTCCCCAGGAGGCAGGCCTTTGGGTTGAGTTTGAGCCGTGCAAATTTTTGCTTCGTTCACCCGGCCCAAGACCTTTTCGAGTTTAGACAGCATGTCGCTCACGACGATTTCACCTCTAAATGACCTCGAAAGACGAAAGGAGCCTTCTCGCCGTCTCTTTAGCGTTTATGGAGGCTCCAAGCGCTCCTACGCAGGCTGGACATCCCTTCTCGCATGGGCACGACACGACTGATTCGGTGGCAGCTTTTATGAGGGCCTTCCTCAAGCCGAACGCTGCCTCGGCGAGCCCGACGCCGCCAGGCGTGTTATCGGCCAAATATACTGCCGGCTTGTTGAGAAACGGATCCTTTACCATGCTGTGCACCTGGAGATCTCTTCTGTCGCACATTAGAAAGAGCGGTGCCACACCGCGCAGCAGATGGGCCAACCCTGCCAGCGCCGAGCTCTGGCTGTCTTTATCCATGAGAGACAAGACGGCCTCGGCTGGGGTGAACCAGCACGCCGTGGTATGCATCTGCTCTTCTTTCATGTGGACATGGCCGTAACCCACATTTTCATGAGTTGCGAGTTTTATCTTTTTGTAGATTGTAGGATGTGCGGCGAGCAATACCTCTCCCCAAC encodes:
- a CDS encoding TRAP transporter small permease, coding for MLMRLIYRIVKVFTMIVFVGLVLCVIAQVFFRYVMKVSVPWTEEVARILVVWVTIIGIALVEHDNAQIRTTYFVSKFKLSIQKKWHVVIVLFSVYFVILFLIGSLILFDKTSNVILGSIPYFKTNILYLPAILSLPLVIAFMLINLMAFEKFEKM
- a CDS encoding RraA family protein; this encodes MSNVGFRIYTKIKRPPLEVVDAFLPYATPNIADNMGRAFCMDAGIKPVREDSKLVGVAFTVRSRVKDNLMVHKAIDMAQPGDVIVIDAQGDMSNSILGEIIVRYAARRGLRGFIVDGTIRDWLGIKELGFPVFSRGAVPSGPFKDGPGEINVPISCGGVVVNPGDIIVGDADGVVVIPPCDAEIVLKKTREIAQKEQLIFKQVEDLAWDRSWVDATLKEKGCEIIE
- a CDS encoding TRAP transporter substrate-binding protein; the protein is MKKWQLILSLVVLVLLCGWQHASYAAKATEITFAIHTPPGTVENQALQMFKDKVEAKTNDEIVVKLFPGAALGGEKDNIEQIKTGVIQMSIFGDIITSVYAPEYDPTVVPFVFPDLESVYEYWSGDLGDKIKLALEQRGNIVLIGLHTRGPRNLTANKEVKTPGDLKGLKIRVPEIPSWVTVWKSMGALPTPIAWPEVYTALQLGVADAQENPYENIYSAKLYEVQKYLIKTEHLFNLFHVVVNKEFISNLKSDHRQVILNSMNEAMEWGNTQMETRDKELEQKLVELGMKIVEVDKEAFRRAALPGLKEVAKGWTPEVWNAVKGYLGE
- a CDS encoding GntR family transcriptional regulator; amino-acid sequence: MPGLNLKVQAISLSQRIYQVLVAAILDGHFKPGDWLRESFLCEELGVSSTPLREALQQLVHEGLAERIPNVGVRVAVLDTEDVIEIYDLREYLERLAICLSIKRRTVEDLIQLEELQRQGYAALQKNDLIAYREYNKKLHNLFLTIAGSRRLRVVTSSLQLQIEVVMARTILFPGRPMRAIKEHGDIIQALREQDAELAERLIYEHIRQAKEELILRLCSKE
- a CDS encoding ribonuclease H-like domain-containing protein: MLSKLEKVLGRVNEAKICTAQTQPKGLPPGEWLDQGVYLCEHSISLSSRHGKVSLQNVRDAIKTLAPWGAAEEATLLDVETTGLAGGTGTYAFMAGVGTIEGEVLIVRQLFLTSPQYESSWLYHLRRVIPKEVGFVTYNGKRFDIPLLEGRFILNRLPFPEQVQGHLDLLHLARSFWRGVFPSCSLGDVERYALGVERESQDIPGWLIPELYHAFLTDGDASRLSGVFYHNYMDIVSLAALKGKLASLLEGHGKPHEGLKAGDLWASKGSQEKAFALWRKAVEEMARADEPLKRLAYAHKLAGRYEEAAVLFEELLQLEPRSIECLVELSKIYEHHLKDLDLALAYARRALQALMELRPLIWNFKEERAALLHRVKRIEEKCARRGAHNKEALESF
- a CDS encoding TRAP transporter large permease subunit codes for the protein MFLFTVLFLGLLIFLFVFGFPVPYAIGLTSVAALVWEYGIIDIPYEIIAQRIIYGINNFTLLAIPFFLLAGKLMNTGGITKRIFRFANLLVGYFPGGLGHANIIASIIFSGMSGSAVADASGLGTIEIEAMVDEGYDVDFSAAVTAASSTIGPIIPPSIPMVMYGVMGDVSIAYLLTAGIVPGLLIGFCMMVMVYFYAIKRGYPRRALPTISEVCRGLRDAFLPLLTPIILIGGILLGIFTPTEAAAVAALYAFVLSVFIYREVSSSDLIKVLYDTLRETAVIMFVVGAASLYAWLLIKTQIPMFIVERIFEISRNPLVILLILNLFWLLVGCFMETNAAIIILTPIMMPLAKLVGINPVHLGVVMVLNLMIGLLTPPIGMCLFAVCRVARLSFDRMVKAVIPFYIPLIISLALVTIFPQVSLWLPRLLFLR
- a CDS encoding Ldh family oxidoreductase, giving the protein MNRYSADSLVGFCKSVFVKIGVDADKAHLVSDSMVKADLRGVSSHGVTRTRIYVDRIRRGLVDPKAEPEIIRERAATALVDAKNGIGQVVSQCAMGIAVKKAREAGVGFVGVAHSNHFGMAAYYTLQAVGEGMIGVAMTNAPATMAPWGARLPYMGTNPLSVAVPADKRLPIVLDMATSVVARGKIILAAQKGEKIPEGWAIDKEGRVTTDPKAALEGAVLPFGGAKGSAIAILIDVLSGILTGASFGPHLGDLYRNFQDKQDIGHAFYAIDPASFGDAEVFKARIDQMIDEIKALPPAHGFDEVFIPGEIEFRNEEKRRAEGIPLAEETEKDLIDLARELGVIWPETLP